The Prevotella fusca JCM 17724 genome includes a window with the following:
- the recF gene encoding DNA replication/repair protein RecF (All proteins in this family for which functions are known are DNA-binding proteins that assist the filamentation of RecA onto DNA for the initiation of recombination or recombinational repair.), with the protein MQLDKLSIINYKNIQAATLDLSPKLNCFIGHNGEGKTNLLDAVYYLSFCKSAFNPKDSEVMRHEADYFVLEGDYTTDAGEHEQVYCGMKRGTKKHFKRNKKEYRRLSQHIGLVPLIFVSPADATLIEGGSEERRKLMDVVISQYDTPYIESLSRYNKALQQRNSLLKQEEEPDSTLLELLEMQMAEHGEVVYRKRAAFVEELMPVFQRIYQTICSDREQVSLEYVSHCQRGSLLDVIQRDRAKDRIMGYSLHGTHKDDLVMKLGGYPMKREGSQGQNKTYVLALKLAQFDFLRRTAGNNTPLLLLDDIFDKLDSSRVEQIVRLVSGDDFGQIFITDTNRDHLDKILQGSGFCYKLFSVEGGEINEREG; encoded by the coding sequence ATGCAATTAGACAAGCTATCCATCATAAACTATAAGAACATACAGGCGGCAACGTTGGATTTGTCACCCAAGCTCAACTGTTTCATCGGGCATAATGGTGAGGGAAAGACCAATCTCCTTGATGCTGTTTATTACCTCTCATTCTGCAAGAGTGCTTTCAATCCAAAGGACTCGGAGGTGATGCGCCATGAAGCAGATTATTTTGTGTTGGAAGGCGATTACACCACTGATGCCGGTGAGCATGAGCAGGTGTATTGTGGGATGAAACGTGGTACGAAGAAGCATTTTAAGCGTAACAAGAAGGAATACAGGCGATTGTCTCAGCATATCGGACTGGTACCGTTGATATTTGTTTCTCCTGCCGATGCGACGCTCATTGAAGGGGGAAGTGAAGAACGGCGGAAGCTGATGGATGTTGTTATTTCACAGTATGATACACCTTATATAGAGTCACTCAGTCGGTACAACAAGGCGTTGCAACAGCGTAACAGCCTGTTGAAACAGGAGGAAGAACCCGATTCAACACTTTTGGAACTGCTTGAGATGCAGATGGCAGAGCATGGCGAAGTTGTCTATAGAAAACGTGCAGCCTTTGTGGAAGAGCTTATGCCTGTTTTCCAACGTATCTATCAGACCATCTGCAGTGACCGTGAACAGGTGTCGCTCGAATATGTCTCGCATTGTCAGCGTGGTAGCTTGCTGGATGTTATACAACGTGACCGTGCAAAAGACCGTATCATGGGCTATTCGCTTCATGGTACGCACAAGGATGATTTGGTCATGAAACTTGGAGGATATCCAATGAAACGGGAAGGAAGTCAGGGACAGAACAAGACGTATGTACTGGCTTTGAAGCTCGCACAGTTTGATTTTCTGCGCCGTACGGCTGGTAACAACACTCCGCTGCTATTGCTTGACGACATCTTCGATAAACTTGACAGCAGTCGGGTGGAACAGATTGTGCGCCTTGTTTCCGGGGATGATTTCGGTCAGATATTCATTACCGATACTAACCGTGACCATTTAGATAAGATTCTGCAGGGAAGCGGATTCTGTTATAAACTGTTCTCTGTGGAAGGTGGAGAAATCAATGAAAGGGAAGGGTAA
- a CDS encoding DUF721 domain-containing protein: MFRRKVQPLDDVLNQFLRQGGLESPLLQKRVVDAWDTVAGSAVARYTQEKFIRNQTLFVKITNPALRADLSMMQSELVQKLNAAVGSMVITEVRLY; this comes from the coding sequence ATGTTCAGAAGGAAAGTACAGCCATTGGATGATGTTCTCAATCAGTTCCTACGACAGGGGGGACTTGAGTCTCCGCTGTTGCAGAAGCGTGTCGTGGATGCCTGGGATACAGTGGCGGGATCTGCAGTTGCACGTTACACGCAGGAGAAATTTATCCGAAATCAGACCTTGTTTGTAAAGATAACGAACCCAGCCTTGCGTGCTGACCTCAGTATGATGCAGTCAGAACTGGTGCAGAAACTCAATGCAGCGGTAGGATCAATGGTTATAACCGAAGTGAGATTATATTAA
- a CDS encoding aspartyl protease family protein: protein MKYRSLLIFSLLMSLALCLHAQNALTIKDYFMYTNVTVSHNGTTQNVQALIDTGASVCVIDSTFAADSCHIISTESNAAIGYASGKIKSFVLNLDSISVGGLVYPETRCYVIDLAGKFQEHAPKFILGGSILKEELWCFDLKKNILTHIKKTLPKIQSAIKWKNHENYKDAALNFIYLNGKISGKKTRILLDTGSKHNYLPMNFGVTATKQIESMRGDIAHKITIKKVGLAEKVSMEIDQNIFLLDFVLDGNVEPRVNASFLWGKTFVLDYKKKSIFILK, encoded by the coding sequence ATGAAATACCGTTCCTTACTTATCTTTAGCTTGCTTATGTCATTGGCACTTTGTCTTCATGCACAGAACGCCTTGACTATAAAAGACTACTTTATGTACACCAATGTGACGGTTTCACATAATGGAACTACACAAAATGTTCAGGCATTAATAGATACTGGAGCTTCAGTTTGCGTTATAGACTCTACCTTTGCAGCGGACTCATGCCATATCATATCAACAGAAAGTAATGCGGCAATAGGCTACGCATCAGGTAAGATTAAATCTTTTGTCTTAAACTTAGACAGTATCTCTGTAGGAGGTCTTGTCTACCCCGAAACACGATGTTATGTTATTGACCTGGCTGGTAAATTTCAAGAACATGCTCCTAAATTCATTTTAGGAGGAAGCATACTGAAAGAAGAGCTATGGTGCTTTGACTTGAAAAAGAATATTCTAACTCACATAAAAAAAACATTGCCTAAAATCCAAAGTGCAATCAAATGGAAAAACCACGAGAATTATAAGGATGCAGCTTTGAACTTTATTTATCTGAATGGCAAAATATCAGGAAAGAAAACACGAATACTTCTTGATACTGGCAGCAAACATAATTATCTACCAATGAACTTCGGAGTTACAGCAACGAAGCAAATTGAAAGTATGCGTGGAGATATAGCCCACAAAATAACGATTAAGAAAGTGGGACTCGCTGAAAAAGTCAGCATGGAAATCGATCAAAACATTTTCTTGTTAGATTTTGTTTTGGATGGAAATGTAGAACCACGTGTCAATGCCTCTTTTCTATGGGGAAAGACATTTGTTTTAGACTACAAGAAAAAAAGTATATTCATATTGAAATAA
- a CDS encoding translocation/assembly module TamB domain-containing protein, translating to MNMKKGLKWLVAIVTTPVILFLVLVALLYCPPVQNWAVKHVAAYVSESTGMEVSLERITLSFPLDLQLDGLKILRQNDSILTRKDTVADVRRLVANVDLLPLFESRVEVNELTFTQLKANTVNLIGDLRIRGDLQRLHIVSHAVNLVGDSIRVNKADIEGGWIDIALGDTVPEDPNKQKPLWRVNIDQLNIARTDFHLHMPGDTMSVRANFKKAMVQGTELLLHDNIYKVANVDWQGGELDYDQNFVRHTGAGFDAAHIAMRDINLGMDSFLYAAPEIRLRVRTANMREQSGLVVKDFRGVFSMDSTSISLPELYFRLPETELSGRFKMDMNAFDDTDPGQFSTRMDGYLSLSDLRPFLTSIPKNVYQAIPASRITVQGLLEGNLRSASFRQLRLAMPGHFDLTGTGWVADMMAGTGHFRSDLRLKGTATDLSFVSKLLPRDMRKMIAFPRGVGVNGNIHVRKTLYTGNVLLTQGGGRIHVDGAYNTDTELYRLTADATAFPLQLFLPSMELSAFSGTVKTQGRGTDFLNPKSSTNLSLCIRSFKYGKYVLDGLNGDISKHGELLSAHVKSTNRMLGGDFTYKGKLKSKLVDGHLRGWLHRVDLHAMGLMEEKYVVSTWADVDVQSDMGDNHHVAGPLHSFRLSQEGGKKPRLLAAGNFDIRADVRSGNLDAHVKGNLSQADLQALGFIDKHYLTSAAADLSLHSDMKDYYAVDGYVDNLVLSELRKGESVTLAEGSFKVDATMRGNQIDGSVNGVFPRVDLYQLGVVDKAMSSSFTANTSFSMSGKDDMNVRGMIGGLRVTDQHHTYTPGDVNIDLMSRRDTVHTVVSGGDFHLSTAFNSSVNQLAESGQRIYKTLREQLTNRRIDQSAILRQLPTGHFTLHSGRDNLFCNLLTQEGYTFSQADINVTSSPMKGLDGRISIDSLVYNDVHLDSIRADLSSVDGQLNYTLSLKNSPANIYPYHGYLQGTLYEHGLKTHATILDNKGKTGFDLALQAAMKGRGIQLSITSPQAILGYKSFAVNDSNYFYIGRDRRLSANLRLQAADGTGLLVSTEDADTTSLQNVTLSMNHFELGSLFAVLPFAPKMSGVMDGDYHLIQTDKELTVSSDLTIRNLVYENSPMGDVGTQFVYMPKGDGSHYVDGIITQDGKEVGLLSGTYNNEGAGLLDATLEMNHFPLNYVNGFVPDQLVGLEGTGEGTLTVKGPLNKLDVNGEVYLDSSYLVSIPYGIKMRFADDPVLIRNSHIAFENFELFASNGAPLDIAGYLDFSSLYNMKLDARMRAKNFQVINAKKNPRSEVYGKAFVDFMGHVRGPLTNLQLGGKLDVLGNTDITYVVRDGTLTTDDELKDLVHFTNFNDSTLDVVKRPDITGFTMALEVDVDEQAHVFCALNADQSNYVDFFGGGNLLLNYDPTNGVQVRGRYTLSDGKMKYSLPVIPLRTFNIHDGSYLEFTGDPMKPTLNITATEDVRTSVSSGSGEGRIVDFKCGVSLTKQFPKPGVEFIISAPEDQEMQNILNTKGVEERSKLAVTMLASGMYFDGESSASANTAMSGALAGFLQTQVNSITGKALNSMGLDLTANMESAADVNGNLHTDYTFKFSKRLWNNRLRIIMGGRVSTGSQFSEENGAYFDNFSLEYRLNQKETKYLKLYYEREAYDWLEGSLSEFGAGFMWRRKLRHFKDIFRFKEDTPVMLPQTEKPRRDTLINFVNEKKKE from the coding sequence ATGAACATGAAAAAGGGCTTGAAGTGGCTGGTTGCCATTGTGACAACTCCAGTCATATTGTTTCTTGTCCTTGTTGCCCTGCTTTACTGTCCACCTGTACAAAACTGGGCTGTAAAGCATGTGGCAGCGTATGTTTCAGAAAGTACGGGGATGGAAGTAAGCCTTGAACGCATCACCCTCTCCTTCCCTTTAGACCTCCAGTTGGATGGGTTAAAGATACTTCGGCAGAACGACTCCATTCTGACCAGGAAAGATACGGTGGCTGATGTGCGCCGTCTGGTGGCAAATGTAGACCTGCTGCCATTGTTTGAGAGTAGGGTGGAAGTAAACGAACTGACATTTACACAGCTGAAAGCAAATACAGTCAATCTTATAGGCGACCTCCGTATTCGTGGAGATTTGCAGCGTCTGCACATTGTGAGCCATGCTGTAAACCTTGTCGGTGATTCTATTCGTGTGAACAAAGCCGACATAGAGGGGGGCTGGATAGATATTGCGTTGGGTGATACTGTTCCCGAAGACCCGAACAAGCAGAAACCTCTGTGGCGTGTCAACATAGACCAGCTCAATATAGCCAGAACCGACTTCCACCTTCACATGCCTGGTGACACGATGAGTGTTCGTGCCAATTTCAAGAAGGCAATGGTTCAAGGAACAGAACTCTTGCTGCATGATAACATCTACAAGGTGGCGAATGTGGACTGGCAAGGAGGTGAATTGGACTATGACCAGAATTTTGTCCGCCATACTGGTGCAGGTTTTGATGCAGCACACATTGCCATGCGTGACATTAATCTTGGTATGGATTCTTTTCTGTATGCTGCTCCTGAGATACGACTACGGGTGCGCACTGCCAATATGCGCGAGCAAAGTGGACTTGTAGTGAAGGATTTTCGTGGAGTATTCTCAATGGATTCTACGAGTATTAGTCTACCAGAGCTATATTTCCGTCTTCCTGAAACTGAACTCTCTGGGCGTTTCAAGATGGATATGAACGCCTTTGATGATACGGATCCAGGGCAGTTCTCAACTCGGATGGATGGTTATTTGAGTTTGTCAGACCTCCGACCATTCCTTACCTCTATACCTAAGAATGTTTATCAAGCAATTCCTGCAAGCCGGATAACAGTACAGGGGTTACTTGAAGGAAATCTTCGTTCGGCTTCGTTCCGACAGCTTCGGTTGGCTATGCCTGGTCATTTCGACCTTACGGGTACAGGCTGGGTTGCTGATATGATGGCTGGTACTGGTCATTTTCGTAGTGATTTAAGATTGAAAGGAACGGCAACCGACCTGAGTTTTGTTTCTAAGTTGCTGCCACGTGATATGCGTAAAATGATTGCTTTCCCACGTGGAGTAGGTGTAAATGGTAATATTCATGTCCGTAAGACGCTTTACACTGGTAATGTACTTTTGACGCAAGGTGGCGGTCGCATTCATGTAGATGGTGCTTATAATACGGATACAGAACTTTATCGACTTACAGCTGATGCTACAGCGTTCCCTCTCCAGCTGTTCCTACCCAGCATGGAACTATCAGCGTTCTCCGGGACAGTGAAGACACAAGGTCGTGGAACTGATTTCCTAAATCCGAAGTCATCTACGAACCTCAGTTTATGTATCCGTAGTTTTAAATATGGAAAGTATGTACTTGATGGTCTGAATGGTGATATTTCCAAGCATGGAGAGCTGTTGTCGGCACATGTTAAGAGTACGAATCGGATGTTAGGTGGCGACTTTACCTATAAAGGAAAGTTAAAGTCAAAACTTGTCGATGGACATTTGCGTGGCTGGTTGCATAGGGTGGATCTGCATGCAATGGGACTAATGGAAGAGAAGTATGTTGTTTCCACCTGGGCAGATGTTGATGTGCAATCAGATATGGGAGACAATCATCATGTGGCTGGTCCACTTCACTCGTTCCGACTTTCACAGGAAGGTGGAAAGAAGCCCCGTCTTCTTGCGGCTGGAAATTTTGATATACGGGCTGATGTGCGCTCTGGTAATCTTGATGCTCATGTAAAAGGAAATCTTTCCCAAGCTGATTTGCAGGCTCTTGGATTTATAGATAAGCATTATCTGACCTCAGCTGCAGCTGATCTTTCTCTTCATTCTGACATGAAGGATTACTATGCTGTGGACGGATATGTAGACAATCTTGTGCTAAGTGAACTGCGAAAAGGTGAGAGTGTGACATTGGCAGAAGGAAGTTTCAAAGTAGATGCTACGATGCGTGGCAATCAGATAGACGGCTCTGTCAATGGAGTATTCCCACGTGTAGACCTTTATCAGTTGGGGGTTGTGGACAAGGCTATGTCAAGTAGTTTTACAGCTAACACGTCATTCTCTATGTCGGGGAAGGATGACATGAACGTCCGTGGTATGATAGGAGGCCTGCGTGTTACCGACCAGCATCACACTTATACACCGGGTGACGTGAACATAGACCTTATGAGTCGACGCGATACAGTACATACTGTTGTGAGTGGTGGGGATTTCCATCTCAGTACGGCTTTCAATAGCAGTGTGAATCAGTTGGCAGAGTCGGGACAAAGAATCTACAAGACACTACGGGAACAGCTCACAAACCGTCGCATTGATCAGTCGGCTATACTTCGCCAGTTGCCTACGGGACATTTTACGCTCCATAGTGGGCGTGACAACCTGTTCTGTAATTTACTTACACAGGAAGGATATACTTTCAGTCAGGCTGATATTAATGTTACTTCCTCACCCATGAAGGGACTTGATGGGCGGATAAGTATTGACTCGTTGGTGTATAATGATGTGCATCTTGACAGCATTAGAGCCGACCTTTCCAGCGTTGATGGACAGCTTAATTATACTTTGTCGTTGAAGAACTCCCCAGCTAATATCTATCCTTATCATGGTTATCTGCAGGGTACTCTCTATGAGCATGGGCTAAAGACGCATGCGACAATCCTTGACAATAAGGGAAAGACTGGTTTTGACTTAGCTCTACAGGCTGCAATGAAAGGTAGGGGAATACAGCTTTCAATCACATCTCCCCAGGCAATATTAGGTTATAAGTCGTTTGCTGTCAATGATTCAAACTATTTCTATATCGGGCGTGACCGTCGTCTGTCAGCTAATCTGCGTCTTCAGGCAGCTGATGGGACAGGTTTGCTCGTTTCAACAGAGGATGCTGATACGACCTCTCTGCAGAATGTTACGCTTTCAATGAACCATTTTGAACTGGGCAGCCTCTTTGCAGTATTACCTTTCGCACCGAAGATGTCTGGTGTGATGGATGGTGACTATCACCTTATCCAGACGGATAAAGAACTTACCGTGTCAAGTGATTTGACCATCAGGAACCTTGTTTATGAGAATAGTCCTATGGGAGATGTGGGCACGCAGTTTGTATATATGCCTAAGGGGGATGGTTCACACTATGTTGACGGTATCATAACGCAGGACGGAAAGGAAGTTGGATTGCTCTCAGGAACCTATAACAATGAAGGTGCAGGTCTGTTGGACGCAACTTTGGAAATGAACCATTTTCCATTGAATTACGTGAATGGTTTTGTTCCCGACCAGCTTGTCGGTCTTGAGGGAACAGGAGAAGGAACGCTGACGGTAAAAGGTCCGCTGAACAAGCTGGATGTAAACGGGGAGGTTTACCTTGATTCATCTTACTTGGTGAGCATTCCTTACGGCATAAAGATGCGCTTTGCAGACGACCCCGTCCTAATACGCAACAGCCATATAGCGTTCGAGAACTTTGAACTCTTTGCAAGTAATGGTGCACCACTTGATATTGCAGGGTATTTGGATTTCTCAAGTCTCTATAATATGAAACTTGATGCACGGATGAGAGCAAAGAACTTCCAGGTCATCAATGCAAAGAAAAACCCTCGTTCTGAGGTGTATGGCAAGGCTTTCGTTGACTTCATGGGGCATGTTAGAGGACCTCTGACTAATCTGCAACTGGGTGGTAAACTTGATGTTCTGGGTAATACGGATATAACCTATGTGGTGCGTGACGGTACGTTGACCACTGATGATGAGTTGAAAGACCTCGTCCATTTCACCAACTTCAATGATTCTACGCTTGATGTTGTCAAGCGTCCGGATATTACTGGTTTTACGATGGCTCTTGAGGTAGATGTTGATGAGCAGGCGCATGTGTTCTGTGCGCTGAATGCTGACCAGTCTAATTATGTCGATTTCTTTGGAGGTGGTAATCTTCTTCTGAACTATGACCCGACGAATGGAGTACAGGTCCGTGGACGATATACGCTGAGTGATGGTAAGATGAAGTATTCACTGCCTGTAATACCACTGCGTACATTCAATATTCATGATGGAAGCTATCTTGAATTTACAGGTGATCCGATGAAGCCGACACTGAATATAACAGCTACAGAAGATGTCAGGACGAGTGTGTCCAGCGGTTCGGGCGAAGGCAGAATTGTTGACTTCAAATGTGGTGTAAGCCTTACCAAGCAGTTCCCGAAACCTGGTGTAGAGTTTATTATCAGCGCACCGGAGGACCAGGAAATGCAGAATATTTTGAATACGAAGGGTGTTGAGGAACGTTCAAAACTTGCCGTTACAATGCTGGCGTCAGGTATGTATTTCGATGGTGAGAGTTCGGCAAGTGCCAACACTGCCATGAGCGGTGCATTGGCAGGCTTCCTTCAGACCCAGGTAAATTCCATCACGGGCAAGGCTCTCAACTCTATGGGACTCGATTTGACCGCAAATATGGAAAGTGCTGCGGATGTGAATGGAAACTTGCACACTGACTATACCTTCAAATTTTCTAAGCGTTTGTGGAACAATCGTCTGCGTATTATCATGGGCGGACGTGTTTCGACAGGCTCACAGTTCTCTGAAGAGAATGGTGCTTACTTCGATAACTTCTCGCTCGAGTATCGTCTGAACCAGAAGGAAACAAAGTATCTGAAGCTCTATTACGAGCGTGAGGCATACGATTGGCTTGAAGGTAGCTTGAGCGAGTTCGGCGCTGGTTTTATGTGGCGGCGCAAATTACGTCATTTCAAGGACATCTTCCGTTTCAAAGAAGATACGCCTGTTATGTTGCCACAAACAGAAAAGCCTCGCCGTGATACTTTAATTAATTTTGTGAATGAAAAGAAAAAAGAATGA
- the tamL gene encoding translocation and assembly module lipoprotein TamL, whose product MKRKKNDIRSIGWKDIIGLLSSIVFLFVLAACSTTSAIPDGEQLYTGMKSTKYSNYQSNKHFYDVKEELDVVLATKPNAAWLGSPSMRSPFPVGLWIWNAFSQDTTRFSRWMVRAFGSSPVLMSSTTPDLRVTVGENLLRKRGYFNGKVSYEKLAQRNPKKMRLQYSVDMGRLWRLDSVQYTNFPPTADSLIRTNLDDAVIRKGDAFDVATLEQERKRITELFRNNGYYYYQNNDASYLADTSKVRGLASVRLQMADSVSDKSLRKWNIGTITINLQRQIMDTLTQQQRFRDVIVNYNGSRIPLRLRAIANDLKIWPGTLYNNELYEKSQQQLNSSGLFSATSFTFTPRDTTDTCNVLDMAVDCIFDKPYDFYVEAYGKGKTSGRYGPEAVIGLTKRNAFRSGEKLNLHVHGSYEWSSNSDDDGKDRLGVNNYEYGAEASLQFPRLVNPFITPPRKRWEREERKIAAAAEKGIVYTPRAPRSYYMTPSTTLKASVDVLNRAKYFKRHVVSGELTYQWQPNERNSYSFSPLSLTYEYMHKVTDRYLELIDSVPYLEVSLADQFIPKMIFQYTFMSPSRYQSPIKVWTTVSEASNILSAGYAAFGRHWSEKNKQLFKNPYAQFVKVDANMTKVWSIAEKSSLAAHVNIGTLWAYGNSRFAPYTEQFYVGGANSIRAFNARQIGPGRYRSTQRRRSYVEQTGDIKFQFNLEYRPHLMGSLYGAVFLDAGNVWTMHYDDGRPEGYFKMKNLFREMAFGTGVGLRYDIGYFMLRVDWGIGLHVPYETGKTGFYNISKFKDAQAFHLAIGLPF is encoded by the coding sequence ATGAAAAGAAAAAAGAATGATATAAGATCTATAGGTTGGAAAGATATTATAGGACTGTTAAGTTCTATAGTCTTCCTGTTTGTACTTGCAGCCTGCAGTACAACCTCTGCCATTCCTGATGGTGAACAGTTGTACACGGGCATGAAGTCGACAAAATATAGTAATTATCAGTCGAACAAGCATTTCTATGATGTGAAGGAGGAACTGGATGTGGTGCTGGCAACTAAACCCAATGCTGCTTGGCTGGGTAGTCCCAGTATGCGGTCACCCTTTCCAGTAGGTCTATGGATATGGAATGCTTTTTCACAGGATACGACACGGTTCAGCCGCTGGATGGTACGTGCTTTCGGTTCGTCACCAGTATTGATGAGTTCCACTACTCCTGACCTGCGTGTCACGGTGGGCGAGAACCTATTGCGTAAGCGAGGCTATTTCAATGGAAAAGTGAGTTATGAGAAACTTGCACAGCGTAATCCGAAGAAGATGCGACTGCAGTATTCTGTGGATATGGGACGTCTGTGGAGACTTGACAGCGTGCAGTACACCAACTTTCCTCCCACAGCTGACAGCCTGATAAGGACAAATCTTGACGATGCCGTCATACGTAAGGGTGATGCCTTTGATGTTGCAACACTTGAGCAGGAGCGGAAACGAATAACAGAACTCTTCCGCAACAACGGCTACTATTATTATCAGAACAACGATGCAAGTTATCTTGCTGACACGTCAAAAGTACGTGGCTTGGCTTCCGTTCGTCTGCAGATGGCAGATTCTGTCAGTGATAAGTCATTGAGGAAATGGAATATCGGAACCATAACCATCAATCTGCAGCGTCAGATTATGGATACTCTTACCCAACAGCAGCGTTTCCGCGATGTCATTGTGAACTATAACGGCTCACGTATCCCACTGCGCCTGCGTGCCATTGCCAATGACTTGAAGATATGGCCTGGTACGCTTTATAATAATGAATTATATGAAAAGAGCCAGCAACAGCTGAACAGCAGCGGACTTTTCTCTGCAACCAGCTTTACGTTTACTCCTCGTGACACCACTGATACATGCAATGTCTTGGATATGGCGGTTGATTGTATCTTTGATAAGCCTTATGATTTCTATGTCGAGGCTTACGGAAAAGGCAAGACCAGTGGAAGATATGGACCCGAAGCTGTCATTGGTCTGACGAAACGTAATGCCTTCCGTAGTGGTGAGAAGCTGAATCTGCATGTGCATGGTTCCTATGAGTGGTCATCGAACAGTGATGATGACGGGAAAGACCGCCTCGGGGTGAATAATTACGAATATGGTGCTGAAGCAAGTCTGCAGTTTCCACGCCTTGTCAATCCTTTTATAACGCCACCACGAAAGCGATGGGAACGTGAGGAAAGGAAGATTGCTGCAGCAGCTGAAAAGGGGATTGTCTATACGCCGAGAGCTCCTCGTTCCTATTACATGACACCGTCTACAACTTTGAAGGCATCGGTGGATGTGTTGAACCGTGCCAAGTATTTCAAACGACATGTCGTGTCAGGTGAGCTGACTTACCAGTGGCAACCTAACGAACGCAACAGCTATTCGTTTTCGCCATTGTCCCTTACTTATGAATATATGCATAAGGTAACTGACCGTTATCTTGAGTTGATAGACAGCGTTCCTTATCTTGAGGTGTCGTTGGCTGACCAGTTCATTCCAAAGATGATCTTTCAATATACCTTCATGAGTCCGTCTCGTTATCAAAGTCCTATCAAGGTATGGACAACGGTGAGCGAGGCTTCAAATATCTTGTCAGCTGGTTATGCTGCCTTTGGTAGACATTGGAGTGAAAAGAACAAGCAGCTTTTCAAGAATCCTTATGCACAGTTTGTCAAGGTAGATGCCAATATGACAAAAGTGTGGAGTATAGCCGAGAAGAGCAGTTTAGCTGCGCACGTCAATATAGGCACATTATGGGCATACGGCAACAGTCGTTTTGCTCCTTATACAGAGCAGTTCTATGTAGGTGGTGCCAATAGTATCCGTGCTTTCAATGCCCGACAGATTGGTCCGGGACGTTATCGTTCCACACAGCGACGTCGTTCATACGTTGAGCAGACAGGTGATATTAAGTTCCAATTCAATCTTGAGTATCGTCCTCATCTTATGGGTTCACTTTATGGAGCGGTTTTCCTTGATGCAGGCAATGTGTGGACAATGCACTATGATGATGGTCGTCCGGAAGGTTATTTCAAGATGAAGAATCTTTTTAGAGAGATGGCATTTGGCACAGGTGTTGGTCTGCGCTATGATATTGGCTATTTTATGCTTCGCGTGGATTGGGGTATAGGCTTGCATGTGCCTTATGAAACAGGTAAGACCGGCTTCTATAATATATCAAAATTCAAGGATGCACAGGCTTTCCACTTAGCTATCGGGCTGCCTTTCTAA